In bacterium, the following are encoded in one genomic region:
- a CDS encoding HAD-IIIA family hydrolase: MEEKTKDIKLILMDVDGVLTDGRIILGEKEELKFFDIKDGMGITLAKKAGLKVGVITGRTSKAVEKRGKELKMDYVIQEKINKLEAVEEILKKEKLDYKNIAYIGDDIIDISLFRKVGFSATVNDAPEYIKSEVSYVANKNGGRGAVREIIEYILKNQGVLQLTIDKIIEAWSNDDCNYSPFTIHNFFPKFP, from the coding sequence ATGGAAGAAAAAACCAAAGATATAAAATTAATACTTATGGATGTCGATGGTGTTTTAACCGATGGACGAATAATACTTGGGGAAAAGGAGGAGTTAAAATTTTTTGACATCAAAGATGGAATGGGCATAACTTTAGCTAAAAAAGCAGGATTAAAAGTAGGCGTAATTACAGGCAGAACAAGCAAAGCAGTTGAAAAAAGAGGGAAAGAGCTAAAGATGGATTATGTCATCCAGGAAAAAATCAATAAGTTAGAAGCAGTTGAAGAAATCCTGAAAAAAGAAAAATTAGACTATAAAAATATTGCTTACATTGGAGATGATATAATCGACATTTCCTTATTCAGAAAAGTTGGGTTCTCAGCAACCGTTAATGATGCACCCGAATATATTAAATCAGAAGTGAGTTATGTTGCCAATAAAAATGGTGGAAGAGGAGCAGTTAGAGAAATCATTGAGTATATCTTAAAAAATCAAGGAGTTTTACAATTAACTATTGATAAGATTATAGAGGCGTGGAGTAATGATGACTGTAACTATTCACCATTCACAATTCACAATTTCTTCCCTAAATTTCCTTAA
- a CDS encoding VanZ family protein yields MSISRRYWFLAGIYMGLIFIQSSIPGDKLPPLPISDKLSHLIEFGILSWLIGKASRTSNKKFLIKQAAIFSIIITILYGLSDELHQSFISLREPEVYDVIYDGTGGILAQGIFLIKRPNRASRN; encoded by the coding sequence ATGAGTATATCAAGGCGGTATTGGTTTTTGGCAGGGATTTATATGGGTTTGATTTTTATTCAATCATCAATTCCAGGGGATAAATTGCCACCACTACCAATTTCAGATAAACTTTCACATCTGATTGAGTTTGGAATATTGAGCTGGCTTATTGGCAAGGCATCAAGAACTTCAAACAAAAAATTCTTGATTAAACAAGCGGCAATATTCTCAATCATTATCACGATATTGTATGGCTTAAGTGATGAACTACATCAATCTTTTATTTCCTTACGCGAGCCAGAGGTTTATGATGTTATCTATGATGGAACTGGAGGTATTTTGGCTCAAGGGATATTTTTGATAAAAAGACCAAATAGGGCTTCACGAAATTAA
- a CDS encoding transporter has protein sequence MNKKCFLVVFLLISGILSQSLANPILGEYSAVLEPGKYELKKNLLWLVSDEVWNNEGERQDYEAGEEVKEGFEAREFEIQLELYRGIVENLELGLVFPFLFLNKTPYLGAQEKSGQGRGDLELKAKYNLISGKIDLPSISGLLIIKLPTGKEAKKGSTDLPTSSGGTDLTFMGILTKNLEPFTTHLNLAYTLTGKGKNEEGIEINPGNVFTYDVTLDYPAGKRTTIVTELIGEFKSEDRNSQKKKINASKSSLMTLLLGLQYETVELHNTTLQAAIAYRVTGKNKKTGITPILGFIREF, from the coding sequence ATGAACAAAAAATGTTTTCTTGTGGTTTTTCTATTGATTTCAGGTATACTTTCCCAATCTTTAGCCAATCCCATTCTTGGAGAATATTCCGCTGTTTTAGAACCGGGGAAATATGAATTAAAGAAAAATTTGCTCTGGCTGGTAAGTGACGAAGTGTGGAATAATGAGGGAGAAAGGCAGGATTACGAGGCCGGGGAAGAGGTTAAAGAAGGATTTGAAGCAAGGGAATTTGAAATTCAATTAGAACTTTATCGAGGGATAGTAGAAAATTTAGAATTAGGTCTGGTTTTCCCTTTTTTGTTTTTAAATAAAACCCCTTATTTAGGTGCTCAAGAAAAATCTGGTCAGGGTAGAGGAGACCTCGAATTAAAAGCAAAATATAATCTTATTTCAGGTAAAATTGACCTACCATCTATTTCCGGGTTATTAATCATAAAACTTCCTACCGGCAAAGAGGCAAAAAAAGGCTCAACTGACTTACCAACTTCATCCGGAGGAACAGATTTGACTTTTATGGGAATATTGACCAAAAATTTAGAGCCTTTTACCACACACTTAAATCTCGCTTATACGCTCACTGGCAAAGGCAAAAATGAAGAAGGAATTGAGATTAACCCCGGCAATGTATTCACCTACGATGTAACTTTAGACTATCCAGCGGGAAAGAGAACAACCATTGTTACTGAACTAATAGGTGAATTTAAAAGCGAAGACAGAAATAGCCAGAAAAAGAAAATTAACGCATCCAAATCTTCGTTAATGACGCTTTTATTAGGTCTTCAATACGAAACTGTTGAACTGCATAATACTACCCTACAAGCGGCAATTGCTTACCGTGTTACTGGTAAAAATAAAAAAACTGGAATAACACCTATTTTAGGTTTTATTCGTGAGTTTTAG
- the rpmB gene encoding 50S ribosomal protein L28: protein MAKVCYICGKGPQVGYNVSHSNRKTKRRWLPNLHRTKIMINKTAKHVYLCTTCLRTKKQPSLQTA from the coding sequence ATGGCTAAGGTATGTTACATCTGCGGTAAAGGTCCTCAAGTTGGTTATAATGTTAGCCATTCAAATCGCAAAACGAAGCGAAGATGGTTACCAAATCTTCACAGGACTAAAATAATGATAAATAAAACAGCAAAACATGTCTATCTTTGCACGACTTGTCTGCGGACTAAAAAACAACCATCTTTACAAACTGCTTAA
- the cas6 gene encoding CRISPR system precrRNA processing endoribonuclease RAMP protein Cas6, protein MYIHTASVMLNLKALEPIILPSYKGSTLRGGFGTAFKRVVCAIKDKECPDCLLKDKCVYSYIFETPPPQDTKIMRKYTSAPHPFVIEPPPEKRMGYKPGDEINFSLILIGKAIDYLPYFVYTFQELGKIGIGKDRGKFELQEVSCNGETIYDSRNKTLKSITPSTLSVVFDDTHTDPFILETLTLNFLTPTRILYDNHLTIELDFEILLRQLLRRISLLYYFHCNGDPSAWDFRRIIYKSKQIETIKRMLDWYDWERYSARQETRMKLGGFVGEITFKGVIEPFIPLIKAGEVLHIGKGTSFGLGKYKIEGVEHGVRKKGNYSACRKVGE, encoded by the coding sequence ATGTATATACACACTGCATCAGTTATGCTCAATCTAAAGGCATTAGAGCCAATCATCCTCCCTTCTTACAAAGGTTCTACCTTAAGGGGAGGATTTGGGACTGCCTTTAAGCGAGTAGTTTGTGCCATAAAGGATAAGGAATGTCCAGACTGCCTGCTGAAAGACAAATGCGTTTACTCCTACATCTTTGAAACCCCACCTCCACAAGATACCAAAATTATGCGTAAATATACCTCTGCACCTCACCCATTTGTTATTGAACCGCCTCCAGAAAAACGGATGGGTTATAAACCTGGCGATGAGATAAACTTTTCCCTTATCCTCATCGGCAAGGCAATAGACTACCTTCCCTATTTTGTCTATACCTTTCAAGAGCTGGGGAAGATAGGTATAGGCAAAGACAGAGGCAAGTTTGAGTTGCAAGAGGTTAGCTGTAACGGAGAGACAATCTATGATTCTCGGAATAAAACGCTTAAATCCATTACTCCTTCGACCTTATCGGTAGTCTTTGACGATACTCATACTGACCCATTTATCCTTGAAACCTTAACCTTGAATTTTCTCACCCCTACCCGTATCCTTTATGACAACCATCTTACGATTGAGCTTGATTTCGAGATTCTGCTCAGGCAGCTTTTGCGCCGTATCTCTCTCCTTTATTACTTTCATTGTAATGGTGACCCATCTGCATGGGATTTCAGAAGAATAATTTACAAATCCAAACAGATAGAGACAATAAAACGGATGTTAGACTGGTATGACTGGGAGCGATACTCTGCCCGGCAGGAAACAAGGATGAAGCTGGGTGGTTTTGTAGGTGAGATAACCTTTAAAGGTGTTATTGAACCATTCATTCCTTTAATCAAAGCAGGTGAGGTATTGCATATTGGCAAAGGCACCAGCTTTGGACTGGGGAAATATAAGATAGAAGGCGTAGAGCACGGAGTAAGAAAAAAGGGTAACTATTCAGCCTGTAGGAAAGTAGGAGAGTAG
- a CDS encoding toxin-antitoxin system, antitoxin component, translating to MLTQNPRINVVMEKRLYQTIEQLAKRDGVSLSLKTRDLVKEALEIEEDIALSIFAGERERTFEKANALKHSEVWSESAF from the coding sequence ATGTTAACCCAAAATCCAAGAATTAATGTTGTCATGGAAAAACGACTTTATCAGACCATCGAACAACTGGCTAAAAGGGATGGGGTTTCTTTGTCTTTAAAGACGCGTGACCTGGTCAAAGAAGCTTTAGAAATAGAAGAAGACATTGCTCTTTCAATCTTTGCTGGAGAGCGAGAACGAACCTTTGAAAAAGCAAATGCCCTTAAGCATAGTGAGGTATGGAGTGAATCAGCGTTTTGA
- a CDS encoding type II toxin-antitoxin system RelE/ParE family toxin, with protein sequence MNQRFEIKYHQDVKTVDIPLLDARLKMRIKEVIETRLTTAPHHYGKPLRKTLKGYWKIRVGDYRVVYKMMENEVWILGIIHRKDVYKKIERRG encoded by the coding sequence GTGAATCAGCGTTTTGAGATTAAATACCATCAGGATGTAAAAACGGTTGATATACCACTACTTGATGCGAGGTTAAAGATGCGCATTAAAGAGGTTATCGAGACCCGTTTAACCACAGCCCCACACCACTATGGCAAACCCTTAAGGAAAACTCTGAAAGGATATTGGAAAATAAGGGTTGGTGATTATAGAGTGGTCTATAAAATGATGGAAAATGAAGTCTGGATATTAGGAATCATTCACCGCAAAGATGTCTACAAAAAGATAGAGAGAAGGGGCTGA
- a CDS encoding IS1380 family transposase, whose amino-acid sequence MVRKIRPVNLQVEFGNDTVTQFGNFHTIETFKQAIDLTGIIKNNFTLSKPINSLYSAPQTLEHLIDCCCLGLSRFEHTETLRFDPGYLDLKQISSFPSEKVFRNLLSAFQQTHIQELININKKLNHLKSKWSGHTHVTLDFDDSVVTLHGHQEGGEVGYNPRYHGRPSFKVKVCFIGSSNELLHFNLYSGKVHSNGDFLPFFQTCLDLLPPNYVATKLRLDKGFFDEDNLIKFEELYLEYVCKAPLRENLRKLIISIPEKDWKEIDEYTSITSKEFLLKTWKKPRRFVIRRVKIDKDTSQLLLDYKDFYRYEAVVTNMEGDPAEIMNFYDDRANVENKIDELKDGFAVEEASQHLKIRNQAFMFIKVIAYNLMNWYRQALLPEDKKNCEIKTIRRQIINIPGNILGKGRFHRIKLAANKLLESIIQIIKTNLDAFFYFVANGFTPVRC is encoded by the coding sequence TTGGTTCGCAAAATCAGACCTGTTAATCTCCAGGTTGAATTCGGTAATGATACCGTCACCCAGTTTGGTAACTTCCATACTATAGAAACCTTTAAACAAGCTATTGATCTAACAGGTATCATTAAAAACAACTTCACCCTTTCTAAACCCATTAACAGCCTTTATTCTGCACCTCAAACATTAGAACATCTGATTGATTGTTGCTGTCTGGGATTATCCCGTTTTGAACATACAGAAACTTTACGATTTGACCCTGGTTATCTTGACCTTAAACAAATCTCATCTTTCCCATCAGAAAAGGTCTTTCGTAATCTTCTCTCTGCCTTTCAACAAACGCATATCCAGGAACTTATCAATATCAATAAAAAGTTAAACCACCTTAAATCAAAGTGGTCAGGTCATACCCATGTCACCCTGGATTTTGATGATTCAGTTGTCACCCTTCATGGTCATCAAGAAGGTGGCGAAGTTGGTTATAATCCTCGTTATCATGGTCGACCTTCCTTTAAAGTTAAGGTCTGTTTTATTGGTTCATCTAATGAATTGCTCCATTTTAATCTTTACTCAGGCAAGGTTCATAGTAATGGTGATTTCCTTCCTTTCTTTCAAACTTGCCTCGACCTGTTACCTCCCAATTATGTAGCCACAAAACTTAGATTAGATAAAGGCTTCTTTGATGAAGATAACCTCATCAAGTTTGAAGAGTTATATTTAGAATATGTCTGTAAAGCTCCTCTAAGAGAAAATCTTAGAAAATTAATCATCTCCATCCCTGAAAAAGACTGGAAAGAAATTGACGAATACACCAGTATTACCAGTAAAGAATTCCTGCTTAAAACCTGGAAAAAACCCAGAAGATTTGTCATCCGTAGAGTGAAAATAGATAAAGATACATCCCAACTCCTCCTCGACTATAAGGATTTCTATCGTTATGAAGCTGTCGTCACCAATATGGAAGGTGACCCAGCTGAGATTATGAACTTCTATGATGATAGGGCTAATGTCGAGAACAAAATAGATGAACTCAAAGATGGTTTTGCTGTAGAAGAAGCATCTCAACATCTCAAAATTCGCAATCAGGCATTTATGTTCATTAAAGTTATCGCCTACAACCTGATGAATTGGTATAGACAGGCTTTGTTGCCTGAGGATAAGAAAAACTGTGAGATTAAAACCATCCGCAGACAAATCATCAATATCCCTGGCAATATCCTCGGCAAGGGTAGATTCCATCGAATTAAACTCGCCGCCAATAAACTTCTTGAGTCTATCATTCAGATAATCAAAACAAATCTTGATGCCTTCTTCTATTTTGTAGCTAATGGCTTTACCCCGGTTCGATGTTAA
- a CDS encoding nucleotidyltransferase domain-containing protein, translated as MNNGLKESEIEKIIEALKRFPQIEQAIIFGSRAKGSHKKGSDIDLAIKGKDITEETRNHL; from the coding sequence ATGAATAACGGGTTAAAAGAGAGTGAGATAGAGAAAATTATCGAAGCCTTAAAGAGATTTCCTCAGATTGAACAAGCGATTATATTTGGTTCACGCGCCAAAGGAAGCCATAAAAAAGGCTCTGATATTGATTTGGCGATAAAAGGCAAGGACATTACCGAAGAAACTCGCAATCATCTATAG